One window of Rubrivirga sp. SAORIC476 genomic DNA carries:
- a CDS encoding outer membrane beta-barrel protein — protein MRTLLAASLLALSLPLAAQPYGASNTEGLLLQIGLDGQGLVIDDDGSDVEVEGGTVSLRAGYGFSPVFTLYAGAAGGRVEIDGRDEVDFGAGEIGGRFNLNAGHALRPYLDVALRGTVLQDDDRDLELRGGGLTAGLGVAYFLSPTVALDAAVHLGGGRFDEVQVGNVTLDITDEEVDFGEGRLSVGLTAYPFRARGHDRGRRGRRGGRHGDRW, from the coding sequence ATGCGCACGCTCCTCGCGGCCTCCCTCCTCGCCCTCTCGCTCCCGCTGGCCGCCCAGCCGTATGGGGCGTCCAACACCGAAGGCCTCCTGCTCCAGATCGGCCTTGACGGCCAGGGCCTCGTCATCGACGACGACGGCAGCGACGTGGAGGTCGAAGGCGGCACGGTCTCTCTGCGGGCGGGGTACGGCTTCTCGCCCGTGTTCACCCTGTACGCGGGCGCGGCGGGCGGGCGCGTCGAGATCGACGGGCGGGACGAGGTCGACTTCGGCGCGGGCGAGATCGGCGGTCGGTTCAACCTGAACGCGGGACATGCGCTGCGGCCGTACCTCGACGTGGCGCTGCGCGGCACCGTCCTCCAGGATGACGACCGCGACCTCGAACTCCGGGGCGGCGGCCTGACGGCCGGGCTCGGCGTGGCGTACTTCCTGAGCCCGACCGTCGCGCTGGACGCGGCCGTCCACCTCGGCGGCGGCCGGTTCGACGAGGTCCAGGTCGGCAACGTGACGCTCGACATCACCGACGAGGAAGTGGACTTCGGCGAGGGCCGCCTGTCGGTCGGGCTGACAGCGTACCCCTTCCGTGCCCGCGGCCACGACCGTGGCCGACGCGGGCGGCGCGGCGGGCGTCACGGAGACCGCTGGTAG